A single window of Candidatus Obscuribacter sp. DNA harbors:
- a CDS encoding M48 family metalloprotease, with product MSKKYRVIGPDDPKFPQIRRRMLETWGKTILGYLAMGGLVWAAFAGFGYTYRFQIGFGLLWFLIPVVSWWFSAKVALAMTKSTPADPNDPEHKRLIDIVDRVYAKSGLKYKPPVYVSDNPLPNAFATGPIHRKAVVAATKGLFLTGMTDAEIEAVFAHELGHVKNYDVAINSMLSVLSMIFFMITDAGVRVLLSGIRIFNKNFGLADNLRSKPRGFFGGVLEWVVMFLIFQVTGQMTKIVQMFVMRSRESGADATGSLMTGKPCDLASALLKLVSYVEKNRPKGREAELYRALRPIMTIDPLFDAVKPAATPTNLWQRIVRFWKELQLTHPTVPDRVGQLEKMNGGSCNLPQ from the coding sequence ATGTCCAAAAAGTATCGGGTCATCGGTCCTGATGACCCAAAATTCCCCCAGATCAGACGGCGCATGCTTGAAACCTGGGGCAAAACCATTCTCGGCTATCTGGCGATGGGTGGGCTCGTATGGGCTGCTTTCGCTGGTTTCGGCTACACTTATCGCTTTCAGATCGGCTTCGGCCTGCTCTGGTTTTTGATACCGGTAGTGAGCTGGTGGTTTAGTGCCAAAGTGGCACTGGCTATGACCAAGTCCACTCCGGCCGACCCCAATGACCCTGAGCACAAGCGCCTGATCGACATCGTCGACCGTGTTTATGCCAAAAGCGGTCTCAAATACAAACCGCCCGTCTACGTCTCTGACAATCCTCTGCCCAACGCTTTTGCCACCGGTCCAATCCACCGCAAAGCAGTGGTGGCAGCGACCAAGGGACTGTTTTTGACGGGCATGACCGACGCTGAAATCGAGGCAGTTTTTGCCCACGAGCTTGGCCACGTCAAAAACTACGATGTCGCCATCAACAGCATGCTCTCGGTGCTCTCCATGATTTTCTTCATGATCACCGACGCAGGCGTGCGTGTGCTCCTCTCTGGCATCCGCATCTTCAACAAAAACTTCGGACTGGCCGACAATCTGCGCAGCAAACCGCGTGGCTTTTTCGGCGGCGTGCTGGAGTGGGTTGTGATGTTCCTGATCTTCCAGGTGACGGGACAGATGACCAAAATCGTCCAGATGTTTGTCATGCGTTCTCGTGAGTCGGGGGCTGATGCCACCGGTTCGCTCATGACTGGCAAGCCCTGCGACCTGGCATCGGCACTGCTCAAGCTCGTGTCCTATGTGGAAAAGAATCGTCCCAAGGGTCGCGAAGCAGAGCTTTACCGCGCGCTGCGTCCAATCATGACAATTGATCCGCTCTTCGATGCGGTCAAACCGGCGGCAACACCGACCAATCTCTGGCAGCGCATCGTGCGCTTCTGGAAGGAGCTGCAGCTCACCCATCCCACCGTGCCTGACCGTGTCGGTCAGCTCGAGAAGATGAACGGCGGCTCTTGCAACCTGCCTCAGTGA
- a CDS encoding S9 family peptidase has translation MKSSERQSSRQSTKAAQDSAVRIRSLLADAQKCMGSQKYGQARLLYLKCIALKRPKSAAPNNNLAYYYSLAYYATMLQKRPLLALRYWRHSLARLEPGSEYCKTTMLWLFGSLVSLKRSTKNKKALTQISVAQKQFLKAVGPIDRLWHATKVQGKRFSYVKHNARVADPFAHFEMPPQPQAAAKGEQKSGESELLHPWIKEQVHRSQIAMAVAKDNYTLPKDFYAAGWAQTKKLPFFYGDYFFQSEIPIGTHHTVLRRSTSAKLKGKVILDTAKLLKSDELFAGFRINKKGNKLLYGVSKKGSDLTSWRVRDIERGVDIGHSYDGVVWGAIHFHSDGKGVVYQIDQGVDGKRGLRAPFYYRLPGNLASVRVIHTAIDPKASSSYPSIFGKKVLVSENYSHSFNNRVYIKNADQKSRARPLELFAGLPGDYRYVGWHNQEMFFYTHQKAPRGRVIAVKLDKRYSKILSVREFIAEGDNNITSVYLLKSCILVMALVEHGRRQVFLKYDYNGKQIGEIACPVDGIIGSISLGYAGDQIYFYASAKDCPSTIYCHNLSSGKTTVYAHSSFKPSLKIKTSVVMVKSKDNTQVPMHLSHREDLKPGKRTPCLMSVYGGFGANMTTGFNYQSWSWIESGGIWAQPYLRGGQELGKDWHQSATVFNKHKTFEDAEACAKYLLDKGLTSSKKLALQGGSNGGLTVAALLNRHPEFYGAAIINNGLLDMLKFQTHSNGWSWLKEYGSVTRRAEFLNLKSYSPYHNIKASKDYPPLLLCISMDDDRVLPWHSFKYAGMLAHKLGSKARFLIRLEHGTGHANGKPSSLVEDELAFLNCALKL, from the coding sequence GTGAAAAGTAGTGAACGGCAATCCTCCAGGCAGAGCACCAAGGCAGCACAAGATAGTGCCGTCCGGATAAGGTCGCTTTTGGCTGATGCCCAAAAGTGTATGGGCTCACAAAAATATGGACAGGCGCGCCTTTTGTATCTCAAGTGCATCGCCCTCAAACGTCCAAAATCTGCTGCGCCCAACAATAACCTGGCTTATTACTATAGCCTGGCCTATTACGCCACAATGCTGCAAAAACGGCCATTACTGGCTCTGCGTTACTGGCGCCATTCACTTGCCCGTCTGGAGCCCGGTAGCGAGTATTGCAAGACCACAATGCTATGGCTCTTTGGTAGTCTGGTTAGCCTCAAGCGCAGCACTAAAAATAAAAAAGCACTGACGCAAATATCTGTTGCTCAAAAGCAATTTCTCAAAGCAGTCGGACCGATAGACAGGCTCTGGCACGCCACTAAAGTCCAGGGCAAGCGGTTTAGCTATGTCAAACATAATGCCAGGGTGGCAGATCCATTTGCTCACTTCGAAATGCCGCCGCAGCCTCAGGCAGCTGCTAAAGGCGAGCAAAAATCGGGAGAATCGGAGCTTTTGCATCCCTGGATCAAGGAACAGGTGCACCGATCACAAATAGCTATGGCTGTGGCAAAAGATAACTACACTTTGCCTAAAGATTTTTATGCTGCTGGTTGGGCCCAGACTAAAAAGCTGCCATTTTTTTATGGTGATTATTTCTTCCAGTCTGAGATTCCTATTGGTACTCACCATACAGTATTGCGGCGCTCCACCAGTGCCAAACTCAAGGGTAAAGTCATTCTTGATACAGCAAAATTGCTTAAAAGCGATGAGTTGTTTGCAGGCTTCAGGATAAATAAAAAGGGCAATAAACTGCTTTATGGTGTCAGTAAGAAGGGTTCGGACCTGACTAGTTGGCGGGTGCGCGATATCGAGCGCGGCGTTGATATCGGTCATTCGTATGACGGTGTTGTCTGGGGAGCGATTCACTTCCACAGTGACGGCAAGGGAGTGGTCTATCAAATTGATCAGGGCGTAGATGGTAAACGCGGGCTGAGAGCGCCTTTTTACTATAGATTGCCGGGCAATCTGGCCAGTGTGCGAGTGATTCATACTGCTATAGATCCAAAAGCTTCTAGCTCCTATCCATCAATATTTGGTAAAAAAGTCCTGGTCAGCGAAAACTACAGTCACTCTTTTAATAACCGTGTTTATATCAAAAACGCTGATCAAAAGTCGCGTGCGCGCCCACTTGAGCTTTTTGCTGGCTTGCCTGGAGATTACCGATATGTGGGCTGGCACAACCAGGAAATGTTTTTTTATACCCACCAAAAGGCACCGCGTGGGCGGGTGATAGCAGTAAAGCTGGATAAACGATATAGCAAGATTTTGAGTGTTCGAGAATTTATTGCGGAAGGTGATAACAATATCACCAGTGTTTATTTGCTCAAGTCCTGCATCCTGGTTATGGCTCTGGTAGAGCATGGCCGTCGTCAGGTCTTTTTAAAATATGACTATAACGGCAAGCAAATAGGAGAAATTGCCTGTCCTGTGGATGGTATCATTGGTAGTATCAGTCTCGGCTATGCTGGAGATCAGATCTATTTTTATGCTTCGGCCAAAGACTGTCCTTCGACAATCTACTGTCACAATCTCAGCAGCGGTAAAACCACTGTGTATGCTCACTCTAGTTTTAAGCCATCATTAAAAATCAAGACAAGTGTAGTGATGGTCAAATCAAAAGATAACACACAAGTGCCTATGCATTTGAGTCACCGTGAGGATCTTAAGCCCGGTAAGCGGACACCCTGCCTGATGTCAGTGTATGGTGGATTTGGCGCTAATATGACTACTGGTTTTAACTATCAATCCTGGAGCTGGATCGAATCCGGTGGAATCTGGGCTCAGCCTTATTTGCGTGGTGGTCAGGAGCTCGGTAAAGATTGGCATCAATCGGCTACTGTTTTTAATAAACACAAGACTTTTGAGGACGCCGAAGCCTGTGCTAAATATCTGCTGGACAAGGGATTGACTAGTAGTAAAAAGCTGGCTTTGCAAGGGGGAAGTAATGGCGGATTGACTGTGGCAGCATTGTTAAATCGCCATCCAGAGTTTTATGGAGCGGCGATTATCAATAACGGCTTGCTCGATATGCTCAAGTTTCAAACTCATTCAAATGGCTGGAGCTGGCTAAAAGAGTATGGTTCGGTGACAAGACGAGCTGAGTTTTTAAATCTAAAATCGTATTCGCCTTATCACAATATCAAAGCCAGTAAAGACTATCCGCCACTACTACTGTGTATTTCGATGGACGATGATCGAGTTTTGCCCTGGCACTCATTTAAATACGCTGGCATGCTTGCCCACAAATTGGGTAGCAAAGCGCGCTTTTTAATCAGGCTGGAGCATGGAACTGGTCACGCTAATGGTAAACCTTCGTCTCTAGTGGAAGATGAGCTGGCCTTTTTGAATTGTGCTCTAAAACTCTGA
- a CDS encoding alpha/beta fold hydrolase: MLPLNAASKDSQIDSIQVKKCTGTSSLAIAAKVRVVKNMAKSFIHWRPSCLKVARTHKAKALALVIWTSLAQTVCGNFSMPAMAAQADNPTVQAQIDAAQEVQSLVIKPGNKPAIDCSEVDYDGLQVTIWQQAGQVEAAPLVVFSHGIYSFGKHSRFLTEALARAGYIVAAPTHADGLGQPRYLTIPDKSFLRPGEWSDSTYFDREQDIAKVLQFLHQDKRWQNQIDWSKVAMAGHSLGGYTALGMAGGWQSWKTPEIKAVVALSPYLAPYLLDDRLSQINIPVMYQGGTFDPALTPKIKGKAGAFARTPGPCYFVEFNGAGHLAWTNFDLSKKRRAQIEHYCIAFLDRYLKDKTDSDLTTRLPGVKTVCVK, translated from the coding sequence GTGTTGCCGCTCAACGCAGCCAGTAAAGACAGTCAGATAGACTCTATCCAGGTCAAAAAATGCACCGGCACAAGCTCCTTAGCCATTGCCGCAAAAGTAAGAGTGGTCAAAAACATGGCTAAATCTTTTATCCACTGGCGCCCTAGTTGTTTGAAAGTAGCCAGAACACACAAAGCAAAGGCGCTGGCTCTGGTCATCTGGACGTCACTGGCCCAAACAGTTTGTGGCAATTTTAGTATGCCGGCGATGGCGGCTCAGGCTGACAACCCCACTGTACAAGCGCAAATAGATGCAGCCCAAGAAGTCCAGTCACTTGTAATAAAGCCAGGCAATAAGCCAGCTATTGATTGCAGTGAAGTTGACTATGATGGATTGCAAGTAACAATCTGGCAGCAAGCAGGGCAAGTCGAAGCAGCACCACTGGTGGTGTTCAGCCATGGCATTTACAGCTTCGGCAAGCATTCACGTTTTTTAACAGAAGCCTTAGCCAGAGCAGGTTACATTGTAGCTGCACCAACACACGCTGACGGATTGGGACAACCTCGATACCTGACAATCCCTGACAAATCTTTTTTGCGACCGGGAGAGTGGAGCGACAGCACTTACTTTGACCGAGAGCAAGACATAGCCAAAGTATTGCAATTTTTACACCAGGACAAACGCTGGCAAAATCAAATTGACTGGTCAAAAGTGGCTATGGCTGGACATTCGTTGGGTGGCTATACCGCTCTTGGTATGGCTGGAGGCTGGCAGTCCTGGAAGACACCAGAAATCAAAGCGGTGGTAGCACTCTCCCCGTATCTGGCACCTTATTTACTTGACGATAGGCTCTCGCAAATAAATATCCCGGTGATGTATCAAGGCGGCACTTTTGATCCAGCCCTCACACCCAAAATTAAAGGCAAAGCCGGTGCTTTTGCCCGCACCCCAGGTCCCTGCTATTTTGTTGAATTTAATGGTGCCGGTCATCTGGCCTGGACAAACTTTGATCTATCCAAAAAACGCAGAGCCCAAATTGAACACTATTGCATTGCCTTTTTGGACCGCTATTTAAAGGACAAAACAGACTCAGACCTGACTACTAGACTGCCTGGCGTAAAAACGGTATGTGTAAAATAA
- a CDS encoding NUDIX hydrolase — protein MKLSFALLLLDGTGVPVTAQAVNVDPYAGANQLPELLRLAQMLAIPTLNPAQLQMQSIEALQNTVVFVAGSPTAKQLTDAVADLTTNGATPILLVDALQNRPQLMGSLHHLSEKRYQSALVAHVRGLVRNSRLMLYEFAKGDATTTLVVVINAGTPQAAILTIERALPPFQGCRSFPGGFLDPHLENLPQCISREGSEETNTNVPTRDLILLDVRSDVGRDHRGHVVDHGYMWLVPAALTEHVLKSVRAGDDASQDSAKFVSVKSVLEERAMAFDHYDLLLAAVRTGKVLPPARPLLKLVRRCMSWLEGIALRLEKSDAVFGRFHQR, from the coding sequence ATGAAACTATCTTTTGCACTGCTGCTACTGGATGGCACAGGCGTACCGGTGACGGCTCAAGCAGTCAATGTCGACCCCTACGCTGGTGCCAATCAGTTGCCTGAGTTGCTCCGTCTTGCGCAGATGCTCGCCATCCCCACGCTCAACCCGGCTCAACTCCAGATGCAGAGCATCGAAGCGCTGCAAAACACGGTGGTCTTTGTGGCCGGCTCGCCGACTGCAAAGCAACTGACCGACGCTGTAGCTGACCTGACAACGAATGGCGCCACGCCAATCTTGTTGGTCGATGCCCTGCAAAACCGCCCTCAGCTCATGGGATCACTGCACCACCTCTCCGAGAAGCGCTATCAAAGCGCACTGGTGGCGCATGTCAGAGGTCTGGTCAGGAACAGTCGCCTGATGCTCTACGAGTTTGCCAAAGGCGATGCCACAACCACGCTGGTTGTCGTCATCAATGCTGGCACTCCGCAAGCCGCCATCCTCACCATCGAACGAGCGCTACCACCCTTCCAGGGCTGCCGCTCCTTCCCTGGTGGCTTCCTCGACCCGCACCTGGAAAATTTGCCCCAGTGCATCTCCAGAGAGGGCTCGGAAGAGACCAACACGAACGTGCCGACGCGCGACCTCATCCTGCTGGATGTACGGTCTGATGTCGGTCGCGATCATCGCGGTCATGTGGTGGACCACGGCTACATGTGGCTGGTGCCTGCGGCACTGACCGAGCATGTACTCAAGTCAGTCAGGGCCGGCGACGATGCCAGTCAGGATTCGGCTAAGTTTGTCAGCGTCAAAAGCGTGCTCGAAGAGCGTGCCATGGCGTTTGACCACTACGACCTGCTCCTCGCCGCTGTGCGCACGGGCAAGGTGCTACCACCAGCCAGGCCGCTCCTCAAGCTGGTGCGGCGCTGCATGAGCTGGCTTGAGGGCATCGCCCTCAGGCTGGAAAAGTCTGACGCGGTTTTTGGCCGCTTTCATCAACGGTAA
- the rfaE2 gene encoding D-glycero-beta-D-manno-heptose 1-phosphate adenylyltransferase, translated as MRRWSVLGKVVTAEELSLIAEAEKKKGRKVVTTNGCFDILHVGHARILQQARELGDCLFVGLNSDDSVKRLKGPTRPINNEVDRAELLAHLASVDYVYVFGEDTPVEFLKIVKPNVHVKGADYTAAQLAETPIVESFGGKVTLLPLVPSKSTTSLVEKIKS; from the coding sequence ATGCGAAGGTGGAGTGTTTTGGGTAAAGTTGTAACTGCAGAAGAACTGTCTCTGATTGCAGAAGCTGAGAAGAAAAAGGGACGCAAGGTCGTCACCACAAACGGTTGTTTTGACATTTTGCATGTTGGCCATGCTCGCATTTTGCAGCAAGCCAGAGAGCTTGGTGACTGTCTGTTTGTTGGTCTTAACAGTGATGATTCGGTCAAGCGCCTCAAAGGACCAACCCGTCCTATCAACAATGAAGTAGATAGAGCCGAGCTTTTAGCACATCTGGCCAGTGTGGACTATGTCTATGTTTTTGGTGAAGACACACCGGTGGAATTTCTCAAAATAGTCAAGCCCAACGTACACGTTAAAGGTGCTGACTATACCGCAGCTCAGCTGGCTGAAACTCCTATTGTCGAATCCTTTGGCGGCAAAGTAACGCTACTGCCCCTGGTACCATCCAAAAGCACTACTTCGCTGGTCGAAAAAATTAAAAGCTAA
- a CDS encoding tetratricopeptide repeat protein yields MKCPKKAERTRRSATTIMLSLILSGSLAPGMLGQTLLGPLLLAPIVTIATQTAAQAQSQTYEGLPIKDITVDANKQLVIVFDAGGSFPTQPIISELDTPHRLSLDFPNAVLDLSTLPSADALTARLSEAIPGVSAVRLSTVKSQREPIARIVLEFNEGIKITPRVAKVQDGAVTVTVSDAIASSAATTATASAGAKPSASSSAQSAYEDYYNQFLTQKTADKAAEKEWGPRKGSLAETGGKFQIKGLTNWLGNKNAKKEASAGELDSNDKAAAAKYATQKMADQKARALAQKPAETSTATPGESLADKAGWDWSESNKTGADKPAADKSQITASAPEPAAEAKKGKKWLSTPKIKVPSIKMPGLKLGKGKGEATTGNATASAAATDNSGSGLSNNAASATAPATEPVRSATLDTTPDNLAAEPVSQPTETATSSSETDSNNTSSNVTANKPQESYSQSSYAATKPAPTPAADSGTLAADETAAMLGGDETASSDGTTETHTGAPVPKASPAANPAHTLTQPKPVKTATATPPAVSAPTPSMSEDNGETEEDGQQNDAAPAATSAAATGDSPKAKARKLFKSAVDKHMSGNLTGAIADYKAAVAADVELQQAHCNLGIAYNQQHNYANALASFRKALAINPKDAIAYNGIGAALKAQKDIIGATKNWQSAVKLNPKLAVAQYNLGTAYEEQGLYDQALDAYNEAVKNDSRMGEVYYRMGLIAQKTKRIDEARNQFKQALKMSGNSDYSEDARKRLALIDKK; encoded by the coding sequence ATGAAATGTCCGAAGAAAGCAGAACGCACAAGGCGTTCAGCGACAACTATTATGCTTTCGCTTATCCTCTCGGGCTCTCTGGCACCAGGCATGCTTGGTCAAACATTGCTAGGACCATTGCTGTTAGCCCCAATTGTCACGATCGCCACGCAGACAGCAGCGCAGGCGCAATCGCAGACATACGAAGGTCTGCCAATTAAAGACATTACAGTAGATGCTAACAAACAACTAGTCATAGTCTTTGATGCTGGCGGCTCCTTCCCCACTCAACCTATTATCAGCGAGTTGGATACTCCACACAGACTCTCACTAGACTTCCCCAATGCCGTGCTTGACCTCTCTACTCTACCGAGCGCTGACGCTCTCACTGCACGCCTCAGCGAAGCCATCCCGGGAGTCAGCGCTGTGCGCCTGTCTACCGTCAAAAGCCAGCGCGAACCAATTGCCCGCATCGTCCTTGAATTTAACGAAGGCATAAAAATCACTCCCCGCGTAGCAAAAGTGCAGGACGGAGCAGTGACGGTGACTGTCAGCGATGCCATTGCAAGTAGTGCTGCCACTACTGCCACTGCTTCTGCCGGCGCCAAACCCTCAGCTTCTTCAAGCGCACAATCAGCCTACGAAGACTATTACAATCAGTTTTTAACGCAAAAAACTGCCGATAAAGCAGCTGAAAAAGAGTGGGGTCCACGCAAAGGCTCTCTGGCCGAGACTGGTGGCAAATTTCAAATCAAAGGTCTAACCAACTGGCTGGGCAATAAAAACGCAAAAAAAGAAGCTAGTGCAGGAGAGCTGGACTCAAACGATAAAGCAGCTGCGGCTAAATATGCCACACAAAAAATGGCAGATCAAAAAGCACGCGCACTGGCCCAAAAGCCCGCAGAAACATCAACAGCAACACCTGGCGAATCATTAGCAGATAAAGCCGGTTGGGACTGGAGTGAATCAAATAAAACTGGAGCTGACAAACCAGCAGCCGATAAGTCTCAAATCACAGCAAGTGCCCCGGAACCAGCAGCCGAAGCCAAAAAAGGCAAAAAGTGGCTGAGCACACCTAAAATAAAAGTGCCCTCCATTAAAATGCCTGGTCTCAAACTGGGTAAGGGCAAAGGTGAAGCCACCACTGGCAATGCCACAGCCAGCGCAGCAGCAACCGACAATTCTGGCTCTGGACTGAGTAACAATGCCGCCAGCGCCACCGCACCAGCTACTGAGCCAGTACGCTCTGCTACACTCGATACCACCCCGGATAATTTAGCGGCCGAGCCAGTATCGCAGCCAACTGAGACTGCCACAAGCTCCAGCGAGACTGATAGCAACAACACAAGCAGCAATGTCACTGCCAATAAGCCCCAGGAGAGTTACTCCCAATCCAGTTACGCTGCCACAAAGCCAGCCCCCACGCCCGCAGCTGACTCAGGCACACTGGCAGCAGACGAGACGGCCGCTATGCTGGGAGGAGACGAAACAGCCTCCAGCGATGGCACCACCGAGACGCACACTGGCGCACCCGTACCTAAAGCCAGTCCAGCCGCCAATCCTGCTCACACCCTGACTCAACCCAAGCCCGTCAAGACTGCCACTGCTACACCACCAGCAGTATCAGCACCCACACCATCCATGTCCGAAGACAATGGTGAAACTGAAGAAGACGGACAACAAAACGATGCCGCCCCAGCTGCAACCAGTGCCGCAGCCACAGGCGATTCACCCAAGGCAAAAGCTCGCAAACTCTTTAAGAGTGCTGTCGACAAACACATGTCCGGCAATCTCACCGGTGCTATTGCCGATTACAAAGCAGCAGTGGCAGCAGACGTAGAGTTACAACAAGCACATTGCAATCTGGGCATCGCCTACAATCAGCAACACAACTACGCCAACGCACTGGCAAGCTTCAGAAAAGCGCTCGCTATAAATCCCAAAGATGCCATCGCCTATAATGGCATTGGTGCAGCCCTAAAAGCGCAAAAAGATATCATCGGCGCCACCAAAAACTGGCAATCAGCTGTCAAACTCAACCCCAAACTGGCGGTGGCTCAGTACAACCTGGGTACTGCCTACGAAGAGCAAGGTCTTTATGATCAAGCCCTCGATGCGTATAACGAAGCAGTCAAAAATGATTCACGCATGGGTGAAGTTTATTACCGCATGGGTCTGATTGCTCAAAAAACCAAACGCATCGATGAAGCTCGCAATCAATTCAAGCAAGCTCTTAAGATGTCGGGCAACTCCGACTACTCAGAAGACGCCAGAAAGCGCCTTGCACTGATAGACAAAAAGTAA
- the mce gene encoding methylmalonyl-CoA epimerase produces the protein MSAQAKGTRLDHVAIAVNNLEESLKFYRDSLGLDMLDIEVVEEQGVRVAKLNVGNTHIELLEPLGADTPVGKFIAKNGPGLHHICLGVETIEPRLAHLKSEGVKLINEEPKIGAGGAKVAFVHPKATGGVLLELSQPCQGSAKDEDHCH, from the coding sequence ATGAGCGCACAAGCTAAAGGCACGCGGTTGGATCATGTCGCAATTGCTGTCAATAACCTTGAAGAGTCGCTCAAGTTTTACCGTGACAGCCTCGGTCTCGATATGCTCGATATAGAAGTAGTGGAAGAACAGGGTGTGCGTGTCGCTAAGCTCAACGTAGGCAATACGCATATTGAGCTATTGGAGCCACTGGGAGCTGATACGCCTGTTGGTAAGTTTATTGCCAAAAATGGCCCCGGTTTACATCACATCTGCCTTGGTGTCGAAACAATAGAGCCGCGCCTGGCACACCTTAAAAGTGAAGGGGTCAAACTCATTAATGAGGAGCCCAAAATCGGTGCAGGGGGCGCCAAAGTCGCTTTTGTCCATCCAAAAGCCACTGGTGGTGTGCTTCTTGAGCTGTCGCAGCCCTGCCAGGGCAGTGCTAAAGATGAGGACCACTGTCACTAG
- a CDS encoding class I fructose-bisphosphate aldolase — MTELSKIEKALGSKSAYYLEHKSKGIPKEHLHLPGGDFVDRIVQVSDRSPRVLQSLQSLFNHGRLAGTGYLSILPVDQGIEHSGGASFAKNPMYFDGENIVKLAIEGGCNAVASTYGVLGSVARKYAHKIPFIVKINHNEFLTYPNKYDQIMFGDVQQAWDMGATAVGATIYFGSPESGRQIQEVSEAFAEAHRLGMATILWCYLRNEGFKVGDTDYSLAADLTGQANHLGVTIQADIIKQKLPENNGGYNALKFGKTDSRVYSELTTDHPIDLTRYQVANCYMGRQGLINSGGASGANDMEQAIMTAVVNKRAGGTGLISGRKAFQKPMKDGVELLNAIQDVYLCDDVTIA; from the coding sequence ATGACAGAACTATCTAAAATTGAAAAAGCTCTCGGAAGCAAATCCGCTTATTACCTCGAGCACAAAAGCAAAGGTATCCCTAAAGAGCATCTGCATTTGCCAGGCGGCGATTTTGTCGATCGCATCGTGCAAGTATCTGACCGTTCACCTCGTGTATTGCAGTCTTTGCAATCTCTCTTTAATCATGGTCGTCTGGCTGGTACTGGTTACCTCTCAATCCTTCCTGTAGACCAGGGCATTGAGCACTCCGGTGGTGCTTCATTTGCTAAAAACCCCATGTACTTTGACGGCGAAAACATCGTCAAACTGGCTATCGAAGGCGGCTGCAACGCTGTTGCTTCAACCTATGGCGTACTGGGCTCTGTTGCTCGCAAATATGCTCACAAAATCCCATTTATCGTCAAAATCAACCACAACGAATTCCTCACCTATCCCAATAAGTACGACCAAATCATGTTTGGTGATGTACAACAAGCCTGGGATATGGGAGCTACCGCTGTAGGCGCCACAATATACTTTGGCTCACCTGAGTCGGGTCGCCAAATCCAGGAAGTTTCGGAAGCATTTGCTGAAGCTCACAGACTGGGTATGGCTACCATCCTCTGGTGCTACCTGCGCAACGAAGGCTTTAAAGTCGGCGATACAGACTACTCTCTCGCTGCTGACTTGACCGGTCAAGCAAACCATCTTGGTGTCACCATCCAGGCTGACATCATCAAGCAAAAGCTGCCCGAAAACAACGGCGGCTACAATGCCCTCAAGTTTGGCAAAACTGATTCGCGCGTTTACAGCGAATTGACCACTGACCACCCCATCGACTTGACTCGCTATCAAGTAGCTAATTGCTACATGGGCAGACAAGGCTTGATCAACTCTGGTGGCGCATCTGGTGCTAACGACATGGAGCAAGCAATCATGACTGCTGTCGTTAACAAGAGAGCTGGCGGTACTGGACTTATCTCCGGTCGCAAAGCTTTCCAAAAGCCAATGAAAGATGGAGTTGAATTGCTCAACGCCATTCAAGACGTCTATCTCTGCGACGATGTAACAATCGCCTAA
- a CDS encoding LysM peptidoglycan-binding domain-containing protein — protein sequence MNLETTREVQSRVQQAPSHLYEDAYSSKTEARPRTEQRSTTQLPERLLPGAQIGSCGSINLDCSPAARNWRPAAPDSAQGRAWEQRAERQRNAPLERDESGRYVVKDGDSLGRIAERMLREQKPGASRRDVQDGIQRILEANPALKCNPDLIRRGQVIVIPGRGGDAAVPQQGERTAPADTARPAAPRSLEPSNPSGPRDLPRTTDTARPDAARPLEPTKPYGPPRIEPAATEKPGTGSDSDYNSMYDGKKPGQEIRKGKSEDKGAQSSDVSPRKISRW from the coding sequence ATGAATCTCGAAACCACCAGAGAAGTCCAGAGTAGAGTACAGCAAGCACCAAGCCACTTGTATGAAGATGCTTACTCAAGCAAAACCGAAGCTAGACCCAGGACAGAGCAAAGGTCCACAACCCAATTACCAGAAAGACTATTGCCAGGCGCACAAATTGGCAGCTGCGGATCGATAAACTTAGATTGCTCGCCCGCTGCCAGAAACTGGAGACCAGCAGCCCCAGATTCGGCTCAAGGAAGAGCCTGGGAGCAAAGAGCTGAAAGACAGCGCAATGCCCCCCTGGAAAGAGATGAATCAGGCAGATATGTTGTAAAAGACGGAGACAGTCTGGGTCGCATTGCAGAGCGTATGTTGCGTGAGCAAAAGCCAGGGGCAAGCCGCAGAGATGTTCAAGACGGTATTCAGAGAATACTCGAAGCCAACCCTGCTCTCAAGTGCAATCCAGACTTAATTCGCCGCGGACAGGTAATAGTCATCCCCGGACGTGGAGGAGACGCAGCCGTTCCTCAACAGGGCGAGCGCACCGCCCCCGCCGATACAGCCAGACCTGCTGCACCGCGCTCACTCGAACCTTCTAACCCATCTGGGCCAAGAGACTTGCCACGGACAACAGATACAGCCAGACCTGATGCGGCGCGCCCACTTGAACCGACAAAACCCTATGGACCACCAAGGATAGAACCGGCGGCAACTGAAAAACCCGGCACCGGCAGTGACTCTGATTACAATTCCATGTATGACGGCAAAAAGCCTGGTCAAGAAATCAGAAAAGGCAAAAGCGAAGATAAAGGCGCTCAGTCGAGCGATGTAAGCCCGCGTAAAATCAGCCGCTGGTAA